Part of the Trichoderma asperellum chromosome 1, complete sequence genome is shown below.
GACCACTGATTGATGGCAAGCAGTTCATCTCTAACAGTAGGTGTCTGATAGCGATAGCCGTAGTATCACGGCTTGAACTGCTCGGTCTTCTTTACGGTTAGAGTCTTCGCAGGAGAAGGACGTTTGAGCATGCAAGGGGAACGTGCGTAAAGTGATGCATCACTCTCGGGCGTGATAGGCCCTCGACTGTTGCTGATCTGATGCTCGGCCCAACAACCCCGCGGTTGTGCCCAAGCTACCAGACCATACTGTGGCCAGAACTTGCTCACAACACCACACACCACACAGGGCGACTACGTTGATGCGAGAAAGGCGAGCAAATGGAAGGGGCATGTGCATATTGCAGGCTGCATGCGGGAGGACACACTCGGGAGGAGATTGTTGCGAGCGCTGCTTGTATTACTGGCGGCATCACGATGAGCGCATCTGAGGCCCGTCTCGTCCTGGCGATTGCAGCCTCATCTGCTGTCTAGTTGGCCCGGCTAGCAATGCAGCCATGCCTGACCCCACACTAGTGCGATTGGAAGCCCAGAGCATGCGCCTTTATCTGCGCGCACAAGCAAGCATGGCCAGTAGGGAATGCGACGATGCGATTTGCGGCCActggaaaacaagaaaatCAAGGAACGGTGCTGAAATGGCTCATCGTACTAGGAACCTGTCTCCCACGAGTTCTCCGTAATATGACCCAGGCGTCAacaaagagctgctgccagcatgACGTGCGTACGCAGGCTAGATCATCTCGGAACGGGGGCCCGGGCTTGGGGGGCTGACATATGAGTCTGCGGATGCATTCCGTGTAAGACCAGTAGGGATGAGAGATAGGGGCAGCAATTTGCAATTTTGCCGTTGGGGCGATCGTGGACTTTTCGTCCTTTGTCCTACAGTAGCCATCTGTAGTCGTAATAGCAAGCACGGAGTAGTAGGAGCATATTACATCTGCCTGTTATCAATAAGGTATGGCATTCAGGAGTATCGTGTTGGTGATGTCGCTGTCTGCTTGGCCAGTTGGGCTCTGGCTATCAACGCACTAGATTCGCGAACAGACTCATCGTGCCAGCTTTGTGGTAGCGACTACTACCTATTATGATGGATACCTGAATTGAAATCTGGCCCAACCTTGTGATTGCCCGAAGCCCAAGTCGAGCTGCCTTGAAATTACTTCATCGAGGTTTCCGGAAATGCCGAGCCCAGGCCAGGCGACAAGTGGCGCAGATAGTTGCTAGGTCAATGGCTCCCAAAACAGTGATATGTGACTCGGTCAGTAAGATGCCAAATAGCCACGGCCTGAAGGTAATAATGATGGCACTGCTGAATGGCAGCACAGGTACCAGTATGTACCAGCTGCCCTGGCAGATTGGCCGTCCGAGTACCGAAGCGATTGATTAAGCGTCCATGTACGATGCGGCATAGTCCGATCTAGCTTGCTGGCAAAGACCCTGGGACAAGTCTGGACTGGAGCCCGTGTCAgaactactacctactgtaTGGAGTACCATCACTAGCATTACTTGCTTGTACAACGACTGCGAACCTAGTACGATAACGCTGCTAGACTCGTATTCTCGTCGGGTTCTCTGAGTGCTAGTTCGCTGCCCAATAACCACCACCCGGTTCGTGGCTGACCCAACGTCCAAGCTGTCGGTGCGACGACGCCAGCACCACAGGCAGCCTGGCAGGCAAACAAGGAGCCCATGATGGAACGACCAGGTATTATTGATCGCATGCCCGGCTGCTAGCGAGTGCTCGACTCGTATGGTGGTATGGCACAGGTGCTCGGTATGAGACCTACCACCGGCGAGGCGCCGTTGCCATGGCAATCACAGCAGCTTCGGTCGCTTCCCATCACGGCTCTTCGCTCCGCCAGTAGGGTCCCAACCAAAAGGGTAAGCGGGCGGAGCTGGCCAGGCGTCGTCGAATTGGCGGTCACGAAGGCGAGCAGATGAGCTGCGCGGTCGATGGGGCAACGCTTTGTTTATGGTCCAGATTGACTGCGGCCCTGGCCCTGGACAGGCGAATGGATGGAGAGCTGTGACCGACAAAAGCAGGCCGACGCAGGTCTGGCTTGGTGTGGTCCAAAAGATGTGAGATCCGCGGGTTGGGTGCAGATTGCTGGCGGGATTGgaaggggaagagagagacagtGAGACAGTGAGTTGAGTTTAGCGACTGCGGTTGAGCAGAGCCAGTATCGCAGCACGGCATGAATGGATGGCCATGAATGCCCCAAAAGACTTGAGGCGGCAGACGCCACATGCGAGGAACGCGAAAACAGCCCATCACAGGTGCAGGCCCCGCTGTGACagtggctgctgttggcgcGTCATGCCACCGCCGATTGCCCGTTTGGAGCACCGGGAGGGTGCCATCCAGTGCTGTGGCCGCCCATTTTGGGGACGATTGGCAGCCCGAGGTCCACTGAGAGCTCCAGCGCACCCTGATTCTGCCAGCGGGCGATGCTGGGAAAAAGGAGGGGTCCAGCGGCGCCCAACCCGCAGCCCGGCTCCAGAGTTGACAGCGCTAAGCAGCAGCTAGGCCCCCCTACGACGCTAGGCAGGGCTAGCCTGTCGTGCCATGGAGCAGCAACCGCAACCGCACCCGCTAGCGGCAGGCGACTATGGCGGGCTTTCGGGCACGACAAGCCTAGCCGCTAACGAGCTGCGGCGCCATTCCATCGAGTCAatctactaggtaggtagactATATTCCGCTGCCTTGGGCTTACAAAGTGTGATGTATCGATCAGGCCTAGGCCCTCGAGGCTGCGTAACTGAACTAACTGGACATGCTTGGGATCAAGAAAGCATAGAGGTGGTACAGGTATAGATACAGATACAGATACAAATACAGATACAGATACAGATACAGATACAGATACAGGCAGAGGCGACTGTCTGCCAGGTGCTGCTGGGATTCGAGCACCAGGTAGGCCTTTTGGATCAGACCGGGAGCCACTGGAGCCAAGAGCCTGGGTACCAGGTACGACTGGGTacgctgctcctcctgctggGAACGACGGGTACCCAAGATGTGGTGGCAGCACAAGGCTGGTCACGACCCCAGAAATAGCCCGCGTCCCATTTTCCAGGGTTCAATCTGCTAATTGATGCGCCATGCTGGATGTACCTGCTGGTACTGCGTACTCCAGATATCTCGTCCATGCCTCTCTCGTTATTCATCTCTAGATCAACCCGGCATCGACTCTTTTCGTCTCTCTCGCCAACCTCCTCCGTGTCTCTCAGGCCGCTCCACCTTCTTCTACCTCCCCTTGCCGCGAGCTttgcctcctttttttcccatcttgCTACCCattttcccccttctccatcgtGGGGGAGCTGAGCTTTTATTTGTGCCTCGTCGCCCACAATTTGCCTCGCCGCTCGAAGCGGCTCTTTTACACAGCAAAAAAAACTCCATCCAACCATCCATCCGTCCCGCCTTGCCCCTCGTTCTGGCCTCGCCTCACCTGCCCTCACCTCGCGTCTTCCGCCAAGCCGTCAGTATTACTGGACAACCAGGCTGGTCAGCCACTAACAAGGCCTGGGTCTCATCTCTTGTTCTGCCTGCTTCGCCATCCATTCACCGGCCGCCTTCACGCCTCCCTGCGTGCGTCCTCCGCGTCGATCACAGACAATCCGCTCTTGTTCTTGACTCATACGCAGTCAAAAAACCCTGGCAGCTCCCCGTGATCCATTCAAGCACTTACGGGCTTTTTCTCTAGGAGCTCGCTGCCCTGCTGATCTGGGCGAAGCTGGTCGTTCGGTGAATCGGCATATATAGAACGGCCCGCCTGCTTAGCTTCCATAAAAGCTCAAGCACCCCTCCTTGTCCCTGCTTCAGCCTCACGACTGGCTGTCATCGCTCGATAATAAAGCCATTTTTTCTGACGTCTCACTggttaaaaatatatatacattaaaAGAGCGACAAAATCTGACCATCTGCTACATACTATTGCGCATTATTTGCTGGATACTGCCTGCTCATATGGTGGGTACTTGACGTTCGCAGCCGCACACCGCATATCGACAAGTACCTTGAATTTATAAATCCAGCCTGTTGGTCAGCATGTCTCTACCAGATGGCCGTCCATGTACGTCGCCGTCGCTTCTGCAGCCTCAGTCGCAACCGCAGTCGCCGCTTCCCGTCAAGCAGGGCTTTTTGCGCAAGCTCTTGGCCCGCTCAGCAAGCACAAGAAGCACAAAGTCCTCGGCTTCGTCTGTTTCCGCCGATCAGCGACTTGCTCCCGAACCCGTCCCCAGCCCAGGTCTGATCAAGCGCATGTCGAAAAGAGTAGTGCCTGGTTTGCCTCGAGCTCAGACATTCAAGCGCCAGCTGTCAGAAGATAGAAAGCACTTGGCTCCTGTAGAGCCTTCAGCAGAGGAGCGAAGGGCGGCTTCGGTCGACAGACGGTCTCACTATCCACGCAAACCCAGCGGGCGAGTCTCAAGAACTCATATCGACCCCCACTCCAGTGCGCCGAGCTTCTTTGGCGAGCCTCTCCACGAAACTACTTCCAACTATGCACAGTCACTTCCCGTCGATCTCGCTGAGTTCGAGGCGGCGGATGCGTCGTCCGACATTCCGCACACCGATTCGGATGATTCAGATATAGATGGCAATGAAGCTGACGATGCCGATGACGAGTACGCCACGCAAGACGCGGCGTCTGTCGCTGATACTTGCTCCATGACCACGTCACAGTACGAAGCAATGATTCTTGATAAGTTAGAGCGGGAGTGGATTCTCAATTTGAGTATGCACTTTAGAGACCgttcaaaaagagaaaagttcTTTGTGACATACCGTGAGGAAGAACACATATGGCGGCGCGTCACCATCTCACTTGATTATCGCGATGCGCCAGAAAATTCTCTAGAGTGGGATCTTAGCCGCACCAAATATCAAAGGGATAAGAGCACAAAGATATATGAGGCTATCCGCGACAGCCTACAGGATATCCAGTTTTACGACACAGTGACCAACTTGAAGCTCGAGACTACAGACGGAAGGCTGCATGTTCATGTAGTCGAGGATGGTAATGTAAGTGACTGCCCCATGTCACATTTACGGGGACACGACACCCTTTTCGTTAGCGGACTAATAACACTTTAACCCTCAAGGAAATCATTCACTATCCAACCGTCAGCCAGATTCGGCACCTAGGGTGTAGAAGAGTCAAGGAGCGAGACATCCTCTTCGATTCCCACATGTCTGGCTTTGTTTACAAAGTCAGCGTGATGGGTAAAATGCTAATTAAGAAAGAGATTCCAAGCCCCGACACTGTGGAGGAATTCCTCTACGAGGTTAATGCGTTGAGCGGCCTGCGCTTTTCAAAACACGTCATTGACTTTTACGGCGTGGttgtcgatgatgatgatgagcagGTTAAGGGTCTCCTCATCAGCTTTGCTGGCCAGGGCGCCTTGATCGACATCATCTTTGAGAACTGCAAGGAAAACAACATTGGTCTCCCCTGGAATACAAGGGAGAAGTGGGCAAGACAAATCGTCCAGGGGCTGGCTGATGTTCACGAATCAGGATTTGTCCAGGGAGATTTTACTCTCTCTAATATCGTCATCGAcgatgctggcgatgccaAGATCATCGACATCAATCGACGAGGCTGCCCCGTGGGATGGGAGCCTCCAGAGGCGACGGCTCTGATCGAGTCTAATCAGCGATTATCAATGTACATTGGTGTCAAGTCGGATCTATATCAGCTCGGCATGGTGCTCTGGGGGCTTGCAATGCTTGAGGATGAGCCTGAGACTCAGGGCCGGCCGCTCATCCTTGGGCCAGAGATTAATGTGCCAGATTGGTATCGACAAATGACAGAAATTTGCCTCAGCAATGATCCACGGATGAGGTTGCAAGCATCGTCGCTGCTGCGAATGTTTCCGCGAGCTGTCTCGGACGATGTACATAGTGATGCACTGCGCTCGGATCACGATCCTGTGCGCGTGGATACTGGCGC
Proteins encoded:
- a CDS encoding uncharacterized protein (EggNog:ENOG41), whose protein sequence is MSLPDGRPCTSPSLLQPQSQPQSPLPVKQGFLRKLLARSASTRSTKSSASSVSADQRLAPEPVPSPGLIKRMSKRVVPGLPRAQTFKRQLSEDRKHLAPVEPSAEERRAASVDRRSHYPRKPSGRVSRTHIDPHSSAPSFFGEPLHETTSNYAQSLPVDLAEFEAADASSDIPHTDSDDSDIDGNEADDADDEYATQDAASVADTCSMTTSQYEAMILDKLEREWILNLSMHFRDRSKREKFFVTYREEEHIWRRVTISLDYRDAPENSLEWDLSRTKYQRDKSTKIYEAIRDSLQDIQFYDTVTNLKLETTDGRLHVHVVEDGNEIIHYPTVSQIRHLGCRRVKERDILFDSHMSGFVYKVSVMGKMLIKKEIPSPDTVEEFLYEVNALSGLRFSKHVIDFYGVVVDDDDEQVKGLLISFAGQGALIDIIFENCKENNIGLPWNTREKWARQIVQGLADVHESGFVQGDFTLSNIVIDDAGDAKIIDINRRGCPVGWEPPEATALIESNQRLSMYIGVKSDLYQLGMVLWGLAMLEDEPETQGRPLILGPEINVPDWYRQMTEICLSNDPRMRLQASSLLRMFPRAVSDDVHSDALRSDHDPVRVDTGAVTNEYLSDGYDVESHSAIRTADLDEELAYPSSTYLHSGPLPYDQYYTSRGRSPPSPLPSDMGGGEVAYKSAWAANRNIAPSYSDSGDSYVMPDSEYDVRRQPTPTPSAERFLNISDRRSRPLTQLSAYASTEYFTAADDPAEKAELGLSVPMAPESSWGGSAANDVFEDADADTTLEPRDADEEIAVTHTIPAVIVTESPIGAVAQPRGIESQEEMLERKIIGEEDADRQDSAVDIEFEAQEATIIPDIDIEAPRLSPRLKLSKNTANIKVKRLRKASRSPRSPSSHATRRQTGTADTPNSTDATASSRVGDGAALRVTTPETESEPDYIASRSPGFKSPDPRQSYNTSGAQRAGQLLNGGGTTERWIPPSEETLGQTEPTSGFTYPRHGTIPVSLTGIGAAHLELDGELLQEKGLIDDEFQLMTRPEAGTPLMITTDAQT